One genomic region from Prunus persica cultivar Lovell chromosome G3, Prunus_persica_NCBIv2, whole genome shotgun sequence encodes:
- the LOC18784090 gene encoding protein GAMETE EXPRESSED 1, producing MGQPKSLLFLLIFLTLSRSCMSWFWSSSSGQAGHNPGQNLQISGDVAAEFSMDALNDERGIERLNNARRKLVGSKSCWHDAYQGIFAACSEIAADDNDKRKRFAWDLSNCFQKDSGRPPFPRCPAGSPMKACLEKLDNNAIHAYREFYLETNSICHQLQSDIFRRQTEKLVNELVKSSDYAEEKLETIAEKSEKLLEGSKYIHESLNSIDEQTQEVAQTSKTVSDQIGGIMKQSEVMFEQSEKIAASQLELQMGQDKMKEKLEEGMAMVHESYHVLGKGIHSLQDETVEIEKKIGIVGEAMSTKMSKLQSKADDIGNVAEISLEKQKELLHGQSEALDGLESLTKFQSQALEESRVILQQFATFGREQQEELLQRQDQIQKAHDHLVENSKSILSAQEAFEQKQATMFVALDRLFALHNALLLESRSMKAFFVYAMSMFVLYMSTSTKQTSTVRCELYIGLSIIFLLELAVLRFTTNGIEQQTRWVNILRNFFALYAAVRIIVAYIRYKDYGRLNHDMLQVLTEEVMSLRKNAELEWESDDESDWSTFVDKDVPDGIENLKDPNHLQEEVGDNLYAITSCTGRYNLRSRSPRSTVCF from the exons atgggCCAACCTAAGTCTCTTCTTTTCCTGTTGATCTTCTTAACTCTGTCAAGGTCTTGTATGTCATGGttttggtcttcttcttctggccaGGCCGGCCATAACCCTGGACAAAATCTGCAAATATCTGGTGATGTTGCTGCTGAATTCTCCATGGATGCTCTCAATGATGAAAGGGGGATTGAGCGCCTCAACAACGCTAGAAGAAAACTGGTTGGCTCTAAATCTTGTTGGCATGATGCTTACCAAGGAATATTTGCAGCATGTTCTGAGATTGCCGCCGACGACAAtgacaagaggaagagattTGCTTGGGATCTTAGCAATTGCTTTCAAAAGGACTCTGGCAGACCCCCTTTTCCTAGATGCCCTGCAGGCTCTCCCATGAAAGCTTGCCTTGAAAAATTGGACAACAATGCAATTCATGCGTATCGCGAATTCTATCTGGAAACCAACTCCATTTGCCATCAGTTACA gTCTGATATATTCCGGCGTCAAACAGAGAAGTTGGTGAATGAATTGGTAAAGTCATCTGATTATGCAGAGGAGAAATTAGAAACCATAGCAGAGAAATCAGAGAAATTGCTGGAGGGCTCAAAATATATCCACGAGTCTTTGAATTCAATCGACGAACAAACACAAGAAGTGGCTCAGACTTCCAAGACTGTGAGTGATCAAATTGGTGGCATAATGAAGCAGTCAGAGGTGATGTTTGAGCAATCTGAGAAAATTGCAGCCTCTCAGTTAGAATTGCAGATGGGGCAGGacaaaatgaaggaaaaattggaagagGGGATGGCAATGGTTCATGAGTCTTATCATGTTCTAGGTAAAGGAATACACAGCTTACAGGATGAGACTGTTGAAATAGAGAAGAAGATAGGCATAGTTGGAGAAGCCATGTCTACAAAGATGAGCAAGCTGCAAAGCAAGGCTGATGATATTGGGAATGTAGCAGAGATTTCCTtggaaaagcaaaaggaaCTTCTACATGGGCAATCTGAAGCTCTTGATGGCCTTGAGTCACTAACTAAGTTTCAATCCCAAGCTCTAGAAGAGAGCAG GGTTATTTTGCAACAGTTTGCTACATTTGGCCGTGAACAACAAGAAGAGCTTCTTCAACGACAGGACCAGATTCAAAAAGCACATGACCACCTAGtcgaaaattcaaaatccatatTGTCAGCTCAG GAAGCTTTTGAGCAGAAGCAGGCAACCATGTTTGTTGCTTTGGACAGGCTATTCGCCTTGCACAATGCCTTGTTGCTCGAATCGCGGTCAATGAAAGCTTTCTTTGTTTATGCTATGTCAATGTTTGTCCTCTACATGTCCACCAGCACAAAGCAAACTTCCACTGTGAGATGTGAGCTCTACATTGGTCTATCGATTATATTCCTGCTTGAACTTGCAGTCCTGAGATTTACAACAAATGGAATAGAGCAACAGACTCGGTGGGTCAATATATTGAGGAACTTCTTTGCGCTGTATGCCGCAGTTCGGATAATAGTTGCTTATATCAGATACAA GGACTATGGAAGGCTGAACCACGATATGCTACAAGTTCTAACAGAGGAGGTTATGAGCTTACGAAAAAACGCAGAGTTGGAATGGGAATCAGATGATGAATCCGATTGGTCTACATTTGTTGACAAAGATGTACCAGATGGCATTGAGAACTTGAAGGATCCCAACCATCTGCAAGAAGAAGTTGGAGATAATTTATATGCAATCACTTCGTGTACTGGAAGATATAATCTCCGCAGTCGCTCTCCTCGATCAACTGTCTGTTTTTGA
- the LOC109948128 gene encoding exopolygalacturonase-like, whose protein sequence is MAGHWIFVFFLLVSTAKVQSSVFDVTSAAYGGKPNSDITQALANAWRDACASTWPAKVVIPQGTYYTRGAILQGPCKAPIDVQVQGNFKAPLDSKYLTKQDSWVGFQYVDRLTLYGGGTFDGQNNCYKNKYCKTTQAVNLRLDFVTNSMIRDITSLDSKNFHINVLGCRNVTFQYVTITAPEDSINTDGIHIGRSFGITIDHTTIGTGDDCISLGDGSQRIIMTNVTCGPGHGISIGSLGKYQSEDPVAGVLVKNCTLTNTQNGLRIKTWPGSPAFGIATHIHFQDIAMVNVGNPIFIDQQYCPYSQCAQIAPSTVQISSVTFANIKGTSATPIAVQLMCSRKLPCQNVGLEDIDITYSGDKGSLTSQCAYVKPQFTRVANPLACATNPFKS, encoded by the exons ATGG CTGGCCattggatatttgtgttcttCTTGTTAGTTTCTACAGCTAAAGTCCAATCCAGTGTATTCGATGTGACAAGTGCAGCATACGGAGGAAAGCCAAACTCTGACATTACCCAGGCCTTGGCCAATGCTTGGAGAGATGCTTGTGCATCGACATGGCCAGCTAAAGTTGTTATTCCACAGGGAACATACTATACGAGAGGAGCAATTTTGCAAGGTCCTTGCAAGGCTCCTATTGATGTTCAAGTCCAAGGCAACTTCAAGGCTCCATTGGACAGCAAATATCTCACAAAGCAGGATAGTTGGGTTGGTTTTCAATACGTTGACAGGCTCACCTTATATGGCGGTGGAACTTTTGACGGCCAAAACAATTgctacaaaaacaaatactgCAAAACTACTCAAGCTGTT AACCTGAGGCTCGATTTTGTCACCAATTCCATGATCCGGGACATAACTTCACTTGACAGCAAAAACTTCCACATCAATGTTTTGGGATGTCGCAATGTCACATTCCAATATGTCACCATCACAGCGCCTGAAGACAGCATCAACACGGATGGAATTCATATTGGGCGCTCATTCGGGATCACCATCGATCACACAACCATCGGCACAGGGGATGATTGCATTTCTCTAGGTGACGGAAGCCAGCGAATCATCATGACTAACGTTACTTGTGGACCGGGCCACGGCATAAGCATCGGAAGTCTAGGAAAATACCAAAGCGAAGACCCCGTGGCCGGAGTACTAGTCAAGAACTGCACCCTGACTAACACACAAAATGGTCTGAGAATCAAAACATGGCCTGGCTCCCCTGCATTTGGCATTGCCACACATATTCACTTTCAAGATATTGCCATGGTCAATGTTGGAAACCCTATCTTCATTGACCAACAGTATTGCCCATATAGCCAGTGTGCACAGATAGCTCCATCTACAGTCCAGATCAGTAGCGTCACCTTCGCCAACATTAAGGGCACTTCTGCCACACCAATTGCTGTACAGCTTATGTGCAGTAGAAAATTACCATGCCAGAATGTAGGGTTGGAAGATATTGATATCACTTACAGTGGAGACAAAGGGTCTCTTACCTCTCAATGTGCTTATGTGAAGCCCCAGTTTACTCGAGTGGCAAATCCTCTTGCTTGTGCTACCAATCCTTTTAAGTCTTAG
- the LOC109948130 gene encoding exopolygalacturonase-like → MSMQRIFSERWYNFFIFLFFGLVYAAGDWIFVFLLLASVAKVQSSVFDVTSAAYGGKPNSDITQALANAWRDACASTWPTKVVIPKGTYNLRGAILQGPCKAPIEVQVQGNLKAPLDSKYLTKQDTWVGFQYVDRLTLYGGGSFDGQNNCHKNKYCKATDAINLRLDFVTNAMIHDITSLDSKHFHINVFGCRNVTFQHVTITAPEDSANTDGIHIGHSYGITIDHTTIGTGDDCISLGDGSQRIIVTNVICGPGHGISIGSLGKYQSEDPVAGVIVKNCTLTNTQNGLRIKTWPGSPAFGTATHIHFQDIAMVNVGNPIFIDQQYCPYSQCAQKAPSTVQISRITFVNIKGTSATPVAVQLMCSRKLPCQNVGLEDIDITYSGDKGPLTSLCAYVKPQFTRVANPLACATNPFSLRSRRNRANVLSR, encoded by the exons ATGTCAATGCAAAGAAT ATTTTCTGAAAGGtggtataatttttttatttttttattttttggtctggtTTATGCAGCTGGCGattggatatttgtgttcttaTTGTTAGCTTCTGTAGCTAAAGTACAATCCAGTGTCTTCGATGTGACAAGTGCAGCATATGGAGGAAAGCCAAACTCTGACATTACCCAGGCTTTGGCCAATGCTTGGAGAGATGCTTGTGCATCAACTTGGCCAACTAAAGTTGTTATTCCAAAGGGGACATATAATTTGAGAGGAGCAATTTTGCAAGGTCCTTGCAAGGCTCCTATTGAGGTTCAAGTTCAAGGCAACCTCAAGGCTCCATTGGACAGTAAATATCTCACAAAGCAGGATACTTGGGTTGGTTTTCAATACGTGGACAGGCTCACCTTATATGGCGGTGGAAGTTTTGATGGCCAAAACAATtgccacaaaaacaaatactgCAAAGCTACTGATGCTATT AATCTGAGGTTGGATTTCGTCACAAATGCCATGATTCATGACATAACTTCTCTTGACAGCAAACACTTCCACATCAATGTTTTTGGATGTCGCAATGTCACATTCCAACATGTCACCATCACAGCGCCTGAAGACAGCGCAAACACGGATGGAATTCATATCGGGCACTCATATGGTATCACCATCGACCACACAACCATCGGCACTGGGGATGATTGCATCTCTCTTGGTGACGGAAGCCAGCGAATCATCGTGACCAACGTTATTTGTGGACCAGGCCACGGTATAAGCATCGGAAGTCTAGGAAAATACCAAAGCGAAGACCCCGTGGCCGGAGTCATAGTCAAGAACTGCACCCTGACTAACACACAAAATGGTCTGAGAATCAAAACGTGGCCTGGCTCCCCTGCATTTGGCACTGCCACACATATTCACTTTCAAGATATTGCCATGGTCAATGTAGGAAACCCTATCTTCATTGACCAACAGTATTGCCCATATAGCCAGTGTGCACAGAAGGCTCCATCTACAGTCCAGATCAGCCGCATCACCTTCGTCAACATTAAGGGCACTTCTGCCACACCAGTTGCTGTACAGCTTATGTGCAGTAGAAAATTACCATGCCAGAATGTAGGGTTGGAAGATATTGATATCACTTACAGTGGAGACAAAGGGCCTCTTACCTCTCTATGTGCTTATGTGAAGCCTCAGTTTACTAGAGTGGCAAATCCTCTTGCTTGTGCTACCAATCCTTTTAGTCTGAGAAGTAGAAGAAATCGTGCTAATGTTCTCTCTAGATAG
- the LOC18782729 gene encoding uncharacterized protein LOC18782729, translating into MWRGLATMRQNLQNIRKSPRVADESMVIGGGNLAELPIFAGHGHQHQMDRRSSSRVRWIKGFSVLYSVVLVPFSALSCFSQPDHVLGADGVWASGEFAQITEMNHLMVSDSMRYAILM; encoded by the coding sequence ATGTGGCGTGGGCTGGCAACAATGAGGCAAAATCTCCAGAACATAAGGAAGAGCCCCAGAGTAGCAGATGAGAGCATGGTGATTGGAGGTGGGAACCTAGCAGAACTGCCAATTTTTGCAGGACATGGTCATCAACATCAAATGGATAGGAGATCTTCATCGCGCGTACGTTGGATTAAGGGGTTTTCGGTGTTGTACAGTGTTGTGCTTGTGCCATTTTCTGCGCTCTCTTGCTTTTCTCAACCTGATCATGTTCTTGGTGCTGATGGGGTCTGGGCATCTGGTGAATTTGCCCAGATAACAGAGATGAATCACCTCATGGTAAGTGACAGCATGCGCTATGCCATCTtgatgtaa